One genomic window of Trichosurus vulpecula isolate mTriVul1 chromosome X, mTriVul1.pri, whole genome shotgun sequence includes the following:
- the LOC118832574 gene encoding olfactory receptor 13H1-like, translating to MDGLQRNNNSEVTEFILVGFSQKPHVQAAFFTGLLCLYLVTCLGNSLIVIVIQRDTQLHTPMYFFLSNLSFLDVCYSTSWEPYVLAQCFKDFPTISYTSCYAQMTTSLFLGMTECLLLAVMAYDRFIAISNPLRYTIIMSNQVCLQMAVGTWVSAFLLSVMPIIAIPAHYCGHNVINHVMCEIQALLKLVCSDTPMSLILGLVISAFTLPLPFTFILISYTRIVAAVLRIRSTEARLKAFSTCGSHLTVVTIFYGTAIYMYLKPQSKESQNQDKVIFIFYGAVTPMLNPLIYTLRNKDVKGALRKLAGGKEKS from the coding sequence ATGGATGGGCTACAGAGAAATAACAACTCTGAGGTTACAGAATTCATCCTGGTGGGCTTTTCCCAGAAGCCCCATGTGCAGGCCGCCTTCTTCACTGGGCTCTTGTGCCTCTACCTGGTCACATGTTTAGGGAACAGCCTCATCGTCATTGTGATCCAAAGGGACACTCAGCTTCACactcccatgtacttcttcctcagtAACCTGTCCTTCCTTGACGTCTGCTACTCCACCAGCTGGGAGCCCTACGTGTTGGCCCAGTGTTTCAAAGACTTCCCCACCATCTCCTACACCAGCTGCTATGCCCAGATGACCACTTCCCTGTTCTTGGGGATGACTGAGTGTCTCCTCCTTGCTGTCATGGCCTATGACCGCTTTATTGCCATCTCCAATCCTCTGCGCTACACCATCATCATGAGCAACCAGGTCTGCTTGCAGATGGCTGTGGGCACCTGGGTCAGTGCCTTCCTCTTGTCTGTAATGCCAATCATTGCTATTCCAGCTCATTACTGTGGGCACAACGTCATCAATCATGTTATGTGTGAGATCCAGGCTTTGCTGAAGCTTGTCTGCTCAGACACCCCCATGAGCCTGATCCTGGGTCTGGTCATTAGTGCTTTTACACTGCCCTTGCCTTTCACCTTCATTCTCATCTCCTACACCCGCATTGTGGCCGCTGTGCTCAGGATCCGCTCCACAGAGGCCAGGCTCAAAGCCTTCTCCACCTGTGGTTCCCACTTGACAGTGGTGACCATATTTTATGGGACAGCCATCTATATGTACTTGAAGCCCCAATCTAAAGAGTCTCAGAACCAGGACAaagtcatttttatattttatggaGCAGTTACCCCTATGTTGAACCCTCTCATTTATACCCTAAGGAATAAGGATGTGAAAGGTGCCCTCAGGAAATTggctggagggaaagaaaaatccTGA